From Salvia splendens isolate huo1 chromosome 16, SspV2, whole genome shotgun sequence, a single genomic window includes:
- the LOC121770629 gene encoding uncharacterized protein LOC121770629: MESKHVVMSALGVGIGVGVGLGLASGSNAVGRWAGGAADANGLSPLIMEEEMIGLIGNGRDYNVTFDQFPYYLSEQTRVLLTSATFVHLKKSHFSKHTRNLSPASRAILLSGTTEMYHQTLSKALAHFFEAKLLLLDASDFSLKIQSKYGCSSEPSFKRSTSEATLSLMSELFGSFAKLQPKEERRGTLSRRGSAVNLSSYGQEGSAPGMMRRNASASASMNNLALNTLGNSAPPKRASGWCFSEKLFIQTLYKVLTKVSNISPIILYLRDVEHFLGRSQKLYTMFQKMLKKLSGSVVILGSRIVDQEDSYASVDDKIYSLFPYNIEIRPPMDDNNGLNWKAKLEEDMKMFQYQDNKNHISEVLAANDIACDDLGTVCMADTMVLSNYIEEIVVSAISHHLTNVKEPDYRNGKLVISALSLSHGLGIFQGSHSCGNGAMKLEAHVEQPKEPLDGVAATAAASVPETKSVTTAPESKSEELPASMVPEVAPDNEFERLIRPEVIPASELGVTFADIGALDDIKDSLQELVMLPLRRPDLFEGGLLKPCRGILLFGPPGTGKTMLAKAIANEAGASFINVSMSTIASKWFGEDEKKVRALFTLAAKVSPTIIFVDEVDSMLGQRNKSGEHEAMRKIKNEFMTHWDGLLTNPGERILVLAATNRPFDLDEAIIRRFERRIMVGLPSVENREKIIRTLLAKDKAEGLDFTELATMTEGYSGSDLKNLCITAAYRPVRELIKQECQKDQKRKDEEVPQSAGERVVNIRPLNMQDLKDAKNQVAPSFASEGTIMSELKQWNELHGEGGSRKKEQLSYFL; the protein is encoded by the exons ATGGAATCGAAGCATGTGGTGATGTCCGCGCTGGGCGTGGGCATCGGAGTAGGAGTAGGCCTCGGATTGGCGTCGGGGTCGAACGCAGTTGGGAGATGGGCGGGCGGCGCCGCCGATGCCAACGGATTGTCGCCTCTGATTATGGAGGAGGAGATGATAGGGCTCATCGGTAATGGAAGGGATTACAATGTCACCTTCGATCAATTCCCCTACTATCTAAG TGAACAGACAAGGGTCTTGTTAACAAGTGCTACTTTTGTCCATTTGAAGAAATCCCATTTCTCTAAGCACACACGCAATCTATCTCCTGCAAGTCGAGCAATTTTGCTGTCTGGAACCACAG AAATGTATCACCAAACGCTTTCTAAGGCCCTGGCTCACTTTTTCGAGGCCAAGTTGTTGTTGTTAGATGCATCCGATTTTTCTTTGAAG ATTCAGAGCAAGTACGGATGTTCTAGTGAACCT TCTTTCAAAAGGTCTACATCTGAAGCAACATTGAGCCTAATGTCTGAATTATTTGGATCATTTGCAAAGCTTCAGCCTAAAGAGGAGAGAAGAG GGACTCTAAGCAGGAGGGGTAGTGCAGTCAATCTTTCATCATA CGGACAGGAAGGCTCTGCTCCAGGAATGATGCGTAGGAATGCATCTGCCTCAGCAAGCATGAATAATCTTGCTTTGAATACGCTTGGAAATTCAG CTCCGCCAAAGCGTGCAAGTGGCTGGTGTTTTAGTGAGAAACTTTTTATACAAACACTTTACAAG GTTCTTACCAAAGTATCAAACATCAGTCCCATTATACTCTACCTTAGGGATGTTGAGCATTTCTTGGGTAGATCCCAGAAACTGTATACAATGTTCCAGAAAATGTTGAAGAAATTGTCTGGATCCGTAGTCATCCTTGGCTCGAGGATTGTTGACCAAGAAGATAGCTATGCATCAGTTGATGACAAGATTTATTCACTATTTCCTTATAACATCGAAATTAGGCCCCCGATGGATGACAATAATGGTCTAAACTGGAAGGCTAAGCTGGAGGAGGATATGAAGATGTTCCAATATCAGGACAACAAAAATCATATAAGCGAGGTACTTGCTGCTAATGACATTGCTTGCGATGATTTGGGCACTGTCTGTATGGCCGACACAATGGTTCTTAGCAACTATATTGAAGAAATTGTGGTATCAGCTATCTCGCACCATCTGACAAATGTCAAGGAACCTGACTACAGAAATGGGAAGCTTGTTATATCCGCGTTAAG CCTATCCCATGGGTTAGGTATATTTCAGGGAAGTCATTCTTGTGGAAATGGTGCCATGAAGCTCGAAGCCCACGTAGAACAGCCAAAG GAACCGTTAGATGGAGTAGCTGCAACAGCTGCTGCATCAGTGCCTGAAACAAAATCAGTGACAACTGCACCCGAAAGCAAGAGCGAAGAACTCCCAGCATCAATGGTCCCT GAAGTCGCACCGGACAATGAATTTGAAAGACTCATCCGGCCAGAAGTCATACCAGCGAGTGAACTTGGTGTGACATTTGCAGATATAGGAGCCTTAGATGATATAAAGGATTCCCTTCAGGAATTAGTGATGCTACCACTTAGAAGACCCGACCTTTTTGAAGGTGGCCTTTTGAAACCATGTAGGGGAATACTGCTTTTCGGGCCTCCTGGCACGGGGAAGACTATGCTGGCCAAGGCCATAGCTAACGAAGCTGGAGCAAGCTTTATTAATGTTTCAATGTCTACTATAGCTTCCAAGTGGTTTGGTGAAGATGAAAAGAAAGTTCGAGCGTTATTCACTCTTGCAGCCAAGGTATCTCCAACCATAATTTTCGTGGATGAAGTTGACAGTATGCTTGGGCAACGAAACAAAAGTGGGGAACATGAAGCCATGCGAAAGATTAAGAATGAATTCATGACTCATTGGGATGGCTTACTGACGAACCCTGGTGAAAGAATTCTAGTTCTAGCTGCAACCAATAGGCCATTCGATCTTGATGAAGCAATCATCAGGCGCTTTGAGAGAAG AATTATGGTTGGTTTACCGTCTGTGGAGAACCGAGAGAAGATTATAAGGACGCTATTGGCAAAGGATAAAGCAGAAGGATTGGACTTTACAGAGCTTGCAACAATGACAGAAGGATACAGCGGAAGTGATTTAAAG AACTTGTGTATAACTGCTGCGTACCGACCTGTTCGTGAGTTAATAAAGCAAGAATGTCAGAAAGATCAG AAGCGTAAAGATGAGGAAGTGCCGCAGTCTGCTGGGGAGAGGGTAGTCAATATCAGGCCATTGAACATGCAAGATTTGAAAGACGCAAAGAATCAG GTCGCACCTAGCTTTGCAAGTGAAGGGACCATAATGTCAGAGTTGAAGCAATGGAATGAGTTACACGGGGAAGGTGGTTCGAGGAAAAAGGAACAACTATCTTACTTCTTGTAG
- the LOC121770634 gene encoding probable membrane-associated kinase regulator 2, whose translation MLNYWRTTGATTGRPSTPLILPAASPFSDYGFDGPFFDLEFTLSNHINDNASLNSGDSSEYEDEDMREIQLNLDAINQTYKPRSTTESNHPEENSKFPLSIVKTAGKFGVLFQKPNSSNEKPKNELLRVKFKVDEVKGPLISLFARDCSISEDPVTNSDSEKLGKEILHKYLNILKPLYVRVEKMKFSGQLRAPPEMAKSGFRSNTNLQAGIKVVRKHLGKSRSTSAAAAVVSPPGNRRDDSLLEVQDGILGAILHCKRSFHSDSERQLSRTRSVSDACCDKSVISSTLYSGKLV comes from the exons ATGCTCAATTACTGGCGTACAACCGGCGCCACCACTGGACGCCCCTCCACTCCCCTCATCCTCCCCGCCGCCAGCCCCTTCTCCGACTACGGCTTCGATGGCCCGTTCTTCGACCTCGAATTCACCCTCTCCAATCACATCAACGACAACGCATCTCTAAATTCCGGCGACTCGTCCGAATACGAAGATGAAGACATGCGAGAAATCCAGCTCAACCTGGACGCCATCAATCAAACTTACAAGCCGCGGTCGACCACCGAATCGAATCATCCTGAAGAAAATTCCAAATTCCCCCTTTCTATTGTGAAAACGGCGGGAAAATTCGGAGTCCTCTTCCAAAAACCTAATTCCTCAAATGAGAAACCGAAGAATGAGCTTCTTCGGGTTAAATTCAAAGTGGATGAAGTGAAAGGACCGCTGATTTCTCTGTTTGCGAGAGATTGCAGCATCTCGGAAGATCCAGTCACGAATTCCGATTCGGAGAAGTTGGGGAAAGAAATTCTGCACAAGTACTTGAATATTCTCAAGCCTTTGTACGTCCGTGTTGAGAAGATGAAGTTCTCCGGCCAGCTGAGAGCTCCGCCGGAGATGGCGAAATCGGGGTTTCGGAGCAATACTAATCTGCAGGCGGGGATTAAAGTAGTGCGTAAGCATTTGGGGAAGAGCCGGTCAACTTCGgccgcggcggcggtggtgtCGCCGCCGGGAAACCGCCGTGACGACTCGCTGTTGGAGGTGCAGGATGGGATTCTAGGCGCTATTTTGCATTGCAAGAGATCATTCCATTCAGATAGTG AAAGACAATTGTCCCGGACCCGGTCGGTGAGTGATGCATGCTGCGACAAGTCTGTGATTTCTTCTACTTTATATTCGGGGAAACTTGTATAG
- the LOC121771221 gene encoding reticulon-like protein B2 isoform X2: protein MDEIETRDLSSSSDSEEEKPSSIKGKTVYRLFGRERPLHMVLGGGKPCLFLWSNAGSFLSRSLPEIPEYRIPEALVVKIAFNLRIGINQAFAVLRDVASGRDMKKFIAVIVGLWMMSVAGRYCEFLTVLYAVMVVAFSVPRFYEKYEDQVDAYGEKADAEFWKQYAVLEAKVLSKIPKYNNKKME, encoded by the exons ATGGATGAAATTGAAACCCGCGATTTGTCATCGTCGTCCGATTCCGAGGAGGAAAAACCATCCTCCATCAAGGGCAAGACCGTTTACCGCCTCTTCGGACGCGAAAGGCCCCTCCACATGGTCCTCGGCGGTGGCAAAC CTTGTCTCTTCTTGTGGTCAAATGCTGGATCCTTCCTCAGCAG ATCTCTTCCAGAAATCCCGGAATACAGAATCCCTGAAGCGCTGGTAGTGAAGATAGCCTTTAATTTGAGGATTGGGATCAATCAAGCATTTGCTGTTTTGAGGGATGTTGCATCAGGAAGGGATATGAAGAAGTTTATCGCG GTGATTGTTGGCTTATGGATGATGTCAGTTGCGGGGCGTTACTGTGAATTCTTGACAGTCCTCTATGCAG TTATGGTGGTGGCATTCAGTGTGCCCCGGTTCTACGAGAAGTATGAAGATCAGGTTGACGCGTATGGGGAGAAGGCAGATGCTGAGTTTTGGAAACAATATGCAGTGCTTGAAGCCAAAGTCTTGAGCAAGATACCAAAGTATAATAATAAGAAGATGGAATGA
- the LOC121770253 gene encoding uncharacterized protein LOC121770253: protein MSDKKEQVKPLAPAAHRVDIDYYDRSNDFPDELGPQLCHRRQRCIKLCGCFAAILLIALTVVLVLMFTVLHVKIPSLKMNSVAVEGVTELNGTSGFGPGRNLTFGFGLEVKNPNVASYRFGNVATFLYYGGSLVGEAAGPAGEAQARKRVGVDVRVVVMVDKIMEVGRLKGDLSVGILSISSYMKVSGKVKITQVIKKNLVVAKLNCTMNLIVKTQGIQDLNCH, encoded by the coding sequence ATGTCCGACAAGAAAGAGCAAGTAAAGCCCTTAGCTCCGGCAGCCCACCGCGTCGACATCGATTACTACGACCGCTCCAACGACTTCCCAGACGAGCTCGGCCCGCAACTCTGCCACCGGCGCCAGAGGTGCATCAAGCTCTGCGGCTGCTTCGCGGCGATCCTTTTGATCGCGTTGACGGTCGTGCTAGTGCTTATGTTCACCGTCTTACACGTCAAGATCCCGTCGCTAAAGATGAATTCCGTCGCCGTGGAGGGAGTCACCGAGCTCAACGGCACATCGGGCTTCGGGCCGGGCCGTAACTTGACGTTCGGGTTCGGGCTTGAGGTCAAGAACCCGAACGTGGCGTCGTACCGGTTTGGCAACGTGGCGACATTTTTGTACTACGGCGGATCGCTGGTGGGCGAGGCGGCGGGCCCGGCGGGCGAGGCCCAGGCCCGGAAGAGGGTTGGTGTGGATGTTAGGGTGGTAGTTATGGTGGATAAAATTATGGAAGTTGGAAGATTAAAGGGGGATTTAAGCGTTGGAATTTTGAGTATTAGTAGCTATATGAAGGTTAGTGGAAAGGTTAAAATTACGCAAGTTATTAAAAAGAATTTGGTTGTAGCCAAATTGAATTGCACTATGAATTTGATTGTGAAGACGCAGGGAATTCAAGATTTGAATTGCCACTGa
- the LOC121771221 gene encoding reticulon-like protein B2 isoform X1 — protein sequence MDEIETRDLSSSSDSEEEKPSSIKGKTVYRLFGRERPLHMVLGGGKHADIMLWREKKVSAGILGGATAIWFLFEVLDFHFVSLICYGLMLGSACLFLWSNAGSFLSRSLPEIPEYRIPEALVVKIAFNLRIGINQAFAVLRDVASGRDMKKFIAVIVGLWMMSVAGRYCEFLTVLYAVMVVAFSVPRFYEKYEDQVDAYGEKADAEFWKQYAVLEAKVLSKIPKYNNKKME from the exons ATGGATGAAATTGAAACCCGCGATTTGTCATCGTCGTCCGATTCCGAGGAGGAAAAACCATCCTCCATCAAGGGCAAGACCGTTTACCGCCTCTTCGGACGCGAAAGGCCCCTCCACATGGTCCTCGGCGGTGGCAAAC ATGCCGATATAATGCTATGGAGGGAGAAAAAAGTATCAGCAGGGATCCTTGGTGGTGCCACAGCTATTTGGTTTTTGTTTGAAGTTCTTGATTTCCATTTTGTGTCGTTGATCTGTTACGGTTTGATGCTCGGTTCAGCTTGTCTCTTCTTGTGGTCAAATGCTGGATCCTTCCTCAGCAG ATCTCTTCCAGAAATCCCGGAATACAGAATCCCTGAAGCGCTGGTAGTGAAGATAGCCTTTAATTTGAGGATTGGGATCAATCAAGCATTTGCTGTTTTGAGGGATGTTGCATCAGGAAGGGATATGAAGAAGTTTATCGCG GTGATTGTTGGCTTATGGATGATGTCAGTTGCGGGGCGTTACTGTGAATTCTTGACAGTCCTCTATGCAG TTATGGTGGTGGCATTCAGTGTGCCCCGGTTCTACGAGAAGTATGAAGATCAGGTTGACGCGTATGGGGAGAAGGCAGATGCTGAGTTTTGGAAACAATATGCAGTGCTTGAAGCCAAAGTCTTGAGCAAGATACCAAAGTATAATAATAAGAAGATGGAATGA